Proteins found in one Gordonia sp. PDNC005 genomic segment:
- a CDS encoding LCP family protein encodes MSSDRPGADRPDDQPSSPRRSRRAGRSSDSYDFRDRFGDTGRHPRAEGLREPTGREQYVRPRGRLTVRQLMDQMGVDESAGTLPPAQAEPPATGRRRATPPPTPPRRTTPPPAAQAPRPAAPRPPTSQTPTPAPSAPQRRPATPPAARPQPRPAAPKPEATQAIPPIAGFEFEPVDLSDTTTASRASDESRAQSPTPPKAPSDDAPAAAQQAPGDVVDAPNRIRRRPLEPTPDLTQVIERVRPRKAPLTKKARARKVATGTGRTLVALACILSLVGTGYVWNMNRIWNGNWNIVDAIDPNNKDVRNKDAQYGDETYLIVGTDTRSGQNAKVGAGEADTVEGARADTILLVNVPADRSRVVAVSWPRDLAVDRPECQNWNSETKQYDGVLPAAPSVKLNGVFADGGPSCIVKTLTQMSGLNINHFIAMDFAGFEHVVRAVGGVEVCSKVPLFDDEIGYIVKTPGRKKLTPKQSLNYVRARHIALEGNGDYGRIKRQQLFMSSLLRSTLSGDVLSNPNKLNGIVKTFIKYSYVDRVDTDALINLADSMQGMDAGAVTFLTVPTSGTSEDGQNNEIPRTEDIDAIFNAIIDDQPLPGEKKKRPADAPTPTAKAPVNIEMTAQHASNITARVLNGTGQSGMASNVMDELIRQSVEVSGIGDASEQRTDTVVRYGTGERDSAATIAKLFPGAKIQLDKSVKSGVQVILGTDFGGVETMGSVPAAGSTLSVENLPENVNSSNLPNDLAVTNAGDTTCS; translated from the coding sequence GTGAGTTCAGACCGCCCCGGCGCCGACCGCCCGGACGACCAGCCGTCGTCACCTCGGCGATCTCGTCGTGCCGGTCGATCGTCTGACTCGTACGACTTCCGCGACCGTTTCGGCGACACCGGCCGGCACCCCCGGGCCGAAGGATTGCGCGAACCCACCGGCCGCGAGCAGTACGTGCGCCCCCGCGGCCGTCTCACCGTCCGGCAGCTCATGGATCAGATGGGCGTCGACGAGTCGGCGGGCACGCTTCCGCCCGCGCAGGCCGAGCCGCCCGCAACCGGACGACGCCGCGCCACCCCGCCGCCGACTCCCCCGCGTCGCACGACGCCGCCGCCGGCCGCCCAGGCGCCTCGGCCCGCGGCACCGCGACCGCCGACATCCCAAACGCCCACCCCTGCACCGTCGGCGCCGCAGCGCAGACCGGCGACCCCGCCGGCGGCACGACCGCAGCCGCGCCCGGCAGCGCCCAAGCCCGAGGCGACGCAAGCGATCCCACCCATCGCCGGATTCGAGTTCGAGCCGGTCGACCTCTCCGACACGACGACCGCATCACGCGCGTCCGACGAGTCGCGGGCCCAGAGCCCCACGCCGCCCAAGGCTCCCTCCGACGATGCACCGGCAGCAGCCCAGCAGGCGCCCGGTGACGTCGTCGACGCCCCGAACAGGATCCGTCGCAGGCCTCTCGAACCGACTCCGGACCTCACCCAGGTCATCGAACGAGTTCGTCCCCGTAAGGCACCCCTGACGAAGAAGGCCCGCGCCCGCAAGGTCGCGACCGGTACCGGTCGCACCCTTGTCGCGCTGGCGTGCATCCTGTCGCTCGTCGGCACCGGATACGTGTGGAACATGAACCGGATCTGGAACGGCAACTGGAACATCGTCGACGCCATCGACCCGAACAACAAGGACGTCCGCAACAAGGACGCCCAATACGGCGACGAGACGTACCTGATCGTCGGCACCGATACACGGAGCGGACAGAACGCCAAGGTGGGCGCCGGTGAGGCCGACACCGTGGAAGGCGCCCGCGCCGACACGATCCTCCTGGTCAACGTCCCGGCCGACCGCAGCCGCGTGGTCGCGGTGTCGTGGCCGCGAGACCTCGCCGTCGACCGGCCCGAGTGTCAGAACTGGAACTCGGAGACAAAACAATACGACGGAGTGCTCCCCGCGGCGCCCAGCGTGAAGCTGAACGGTGTGTTCGCCGACGGCGGACCGTCGTGCATCGTCAAGACGCTCACGCAGATGAGTGGTCTGAACATCAACCACTTCATCGCCATGGACTTCGCAGGCTTCGAGCACGTGGTCCGCGCCGTCGGCGGCGTGGAAGTCTGCTCCAAGGTGCCGCTGTTCGACGACGAGATCGGCTACATCGTCAAGACCCCGGGCCGTAAGAAGCTGACTCCGAAGCAGTCGCTGAACTACGTGCGCGCCCGCCACATCGCACTGGAGGGCAACGGCGACTACGGCCGCATCAAGCGCCAGCAGCTGTTCATGTCGTCACTGCTCCGATCGACGCTGTCGGGCGACGTGCTGTCGAATCCGAACAAGCTGAACGGCATCGTCAAGACGTTCATCAAATACAGCTACGTCGACCGCGTCGACACCGACGCGCTCATCAACCTCGCCGACTCCATGCAAGGCATGGACGCCGGAGCGGTCACGTTCCTCACCGTTCCCACCTCCGGGACGTCGGAGGACGGGCAGAACAACGAGATCCCGCGAACCGAAGACATCGATGCGATCTTCAACGCCATCATCGACGACCAGCCGTTGCCGGGCGAGAAGAAGAAGCGACCAGCCGATGCGCCCACTCCGACCGCGAAGGCTCCAGTCAACATCGAGATGACGGCGCAGCACGCGAGCAACATCACCGCGCGTGTCCTCAACGGCACGGGGCAGTCCGGAATGGCCTCGAACGTGATGGACGAGTTGATCCGCCAGAGCGTCGAGGTGTCGGGCATCGGTGACGCATCCGAACAGCGCACCGACACCGTGGTGCGATACGGCACCGGTGAACGCGACTCCGCCGCGACCATCGCCAAGCTGTTCCCCGGCGCGAAGATTCAGCTCGACAAGTCCGTGAAGTCGGGTGTCCAGGTGATCCTCGGCACCGATTTCGGCGGCGTCGAGACAATGGGTTCGGTTCCGGCCGCGGGTTCGACGCTGTCGGTGGAGAACCTCCCCGAGAACGTCAACAGCAGCAACCTGCCGAACGACCTCGCCGTGACCAACGCGGGCGACACCACCTGCAGCTGA
- the pstB gene encoding phosphate ABC transporter ATP-binding protein PstB, which produces MAKSLTIEDLNVYYGDFHAVQNVSLKIKPKSVTAFIGPSGCGKSTVLRTLNRMHEVTPGAYTTGSVKLDDLDLYGKGVDPVGVRTTVGMVFQRANPFPTMSIRDNVVAGLKLGGVRDKAKLDEVAEASLRGANLWNEVKDRLDKPGGGLSGGQQQRLCIARAIAVSPQVLLMDEPCSALDPISTLAIEDLVSELKNDYTIVIVTHNMQQAARVSDQTAFFNLSGAGKPGELVEVGATEKVFSNPDRKETEDYISGRFG; this is translated from the coding sequence ATGGCCAAGAGCCTGACCATCGAAGACCTGAACGTCTACTACGGCGATTTCCATGCCGTCCAGAACGTGTCGCTCAAGATCAAGCCGAAGTCGGTGACGGCGTTCATCGGCCCGTCCGGCTGCGGCAAATCGACGGTTCTGCGGACCCTCAACCGCATGCACGAGGTGACGCCCGGTGCCTACACCACCGGGTCGGTGAAGCTCGACGATCTCGACCTGTACGGCAAGGGCGTCGACCCGGTCGGTGTCCGTACCACTGTCGGCATGGTGTTCCAGCGAGCCAATCCGTTCCCGACGATGTCGATCCGCGACAACGTCGTCGCCGGACTCAAGCTCGGCGGAGTCCGTGACAAGGCGAAGCTCGACGAGGTGGCCGAGGCCAGCCTGCGCGGCGCCAACCTGTGGAACGAGGTGAAGGACCGCCTGGACAAGCCGGGCGGCGGACTGTCCGGCGGACAGCAGCAGCGTCTGTGCATCGCACGCGCGATCGCAGTCTCTCCGCAGGTGCTCCTGATGGACGAGCCGTGCTCGGCCCTCGACCCGATCTCCACGCTCGCCATCGAAGACCTGGTGTCGGAGCTGAAGAACGACTACACGATCGTCATCGTCACACACAACATGCAGCAAGCCGCGCGTGTCAGCGACCAGACGGCGTTCTTCAACCTGTCCGGCGCCGGCAAGCCCGGTGAGCTCGTCGAGGTCGGCGCCACCGAGAAGGTGTTCTCCAATCCCGACCGCAAAGAGACCGAAGACTACATCTCCGGCCGCTTCGGCTAG
- the pstA gene encoding phosphate ABC transporter permease PstA: protein MELTKTKEPVAPRPALPGAMSTRRKVTDQTARVAVTLSVLLAVLPLGWLVWTLVSRGIGPIVDIDWWTKSERYGGASNALVGTLIQTALAAVVAVPVGVLVAIYLVEYSSRKSLLSRVTTFMVDVLAGVPSIVAALFVYAVWRTTLGLPRSGLVVALALVLLMVPLVVRATEEMLKIVPQDLREAAYALGVPKWKTILRVVLPTAMSGIITGVMLAVARVIGESAPVLILMGATRVMNVNPFAGDQQSLPLMMLQNYNKGPSGYETVWGAALTLVIAVAVVYILARVLSTFTGPKTGR from the coding sequence ATGGAACTGACGAAGACGAAAGAACCCGTCGCACCCCGCCCGGCGTTGCCGGGTGCGATGTCCACGCGCCGCAAGGTGACCGACCAGACGGCGCGGGTGGCCGTCACGCTGTCGGTGCTGCTCGCCGTCCTGCCACTCGGCTGGCTCGTGTGGACCCTGGTGTCCCGCGGCATCGGCCCGATCGTCGACATCGACTGGTGGACGAAGTCCGAACGCTACGGCGGAGCATCGAACGCCCTGGTCGGAACCCTGATCCAGACAGCGCTCGCTGCCGTCGTCGCGGTGCCGGTCGGAGTGCTCGTCGCGATCTACCTCGTTGAGTACAGCTCAAGGAAGAGCCTCCTCTCGCGGGTCACGACTTTCATGGTGGACGTCCTCGCCGGCGTCCCGTCGATCGTCGCGGCGCTGTTCGTGTACGCCGTCTGGCGGACGACGCTCGGGCTGCCCCGCTCGGGCCTCGTCGTCGCCTTGGCACTTGTGCTGCTGATGGTTCCGCTGGTGGTGCGTGCCACGGAGGAGATGCTGAAGATCGTTCCGCAGGATCTCCGCGAGGCCGCGTACGCGCTCGGCGTGCCCAAGTGGAAGACGATTCTCCGGGTGGTGCTGCCGACGGCGATGTCGGGCATCATCACCGGCGTCATGCTGGCGGTGGCCCGCGTGATCGGCGAATCGGCACCGGTGCTCATCCTGATGGGCGCCACTCGCGTGATGAACGTGAATCCCTTTGCAGGGGACCAGCAGTCGCTGCCCCTGATGATGCTGCAGAACTACAACAAGGGCCCGAGCGGCTACGAGACGGTGTGGGGAGCGGCGCTCACCCTGGTGATCGCCGTGGCGGTCGTCTACATCCTCGCTCGTGTGCTGTCCACATTCACCGGCCCCAAGACAGGACGCTGA
- the pstC gene encoding phosphate ABC transporter permease subunit PstC yields MSDTAAVDSVKNGDSTASEAGRVAGGQPAPPSGRRDSSAPSGSAVSRTGDRVMRTLATGSGLLVSAVIGLIALFLLLQAIPALAKNTENFFTFEGTWVVSGDDLKFGIPQQFYATALVSVIALAIAMPVALGIALFITEYAPKRVAGPIAFTVDLLAAVPSIVYGLWGILVLGPAMVGPNQWLVDNLGFLPFFQQPQNAANMSTGGTMLTAGIVLAVMILPVITAVTREVFAQTPHGHREAALALGASQWEVVRFAVLPFGFSGYISGAMLGLGRALGETMALLLIMSTAGPIDFNVMESGQTFATIIANNAAEFDNPLKTGAYISAGLVLFALTFIVNAAARAVIARKA; encoded by the coding sequence ATGTCTGACACCGCCGCCGTCGATTCCGTGAAGAACGGGGATTCGACAGCGTCCGAGGCGGGGCGGGTTGCCGGTGGGCAGCCCGCCCCGCCTTCGGGGCGTCGGGACTCCTCCGCGCCCTCGGGCTCGGCGGTGTCTCGAACCGGGGACCGCGTCATGCGGACCCTCGCCACCGGATCGGGCCTGCTCGTCTCCGCCGTCATCGGCCTGATCGCACTGTTCCTGCTGCTGCAGGCGATCCCGGCGCTCGCCAAGAACACCGAGAACTTCTTCACCTTCGAGGGCACCTGGGTGGTGTCCGGTGACGATCTGAAGTTCGGCATCCCGCAGCAGTTCTACGCCACCGCGCTCGTGTCCGTGATCGCACTCGCGATCGCGATGCCCGTTGCGCTCGGCATCGCTCTGTTCATCACCGAGTACGCGCCCAAACGCGTTGCAGGTCCGATCGCGTTCACGGTCGACCTCCTCGCCGCCGTCCCGTCGATCGTCTACGGTCTCTGGGGCATCCTGGTGCTCGGCCCGGCGATGGTCGGCCCCAACCAGTGGCTCGTCGACAATCTCGGCTTCCTGCCGTTCTTCCAGCAGCCGCAGAACGCGGCGAACATGTCGACCGGCGGCACGATGCTGACCGCGGGCATCGTCCTCGCCGTCATGATCCTGCCCGTCATCACCGCTGTGACGCGTGAAGTGTTCGCGCAGACCCCGCACGGGCACCGTGAAGCCGCGCTCGCGCTCGGCGCCAGCCAGTGGGAGGTGGTCCGCTTCGCGGTCCTGCCGTTCGGGTTCTCCGGCTACATCTCGGGCGCGATGCTCGGTCTCGGCCGTGCACTCGGCGAGACGATGGCGTTGCTCCTCATCATGTCGACGGCAGGACCCATCGACTTCAACGTCATGGAGAGCGGTCAGACGTTCGCCACGATCATCGCGAACAATGCCGCCGAGTTCGACAATCCGCTGAAGACCGGCGCCTACATCTCGGCGGGCCTGGTGCTGTTCGCCCTCACCTTCATCGTGAACGCGGCGGCGCGCGCGGTGATCGCTCGGAAGGCGTGA
- the phoU gene encoding phosphate signaling complex protein PhoU — protein MRDAYQEQMSALNTVLGQMVEEVGRAMEMATRSLLEADLELAERVISDHDAIAEQSVEAEDLAFKLMALQAPVAGDLRSIVSGFQLVSEIDRMGALALHVAKVARRRHPAHVLPEEVAGYFEEMGRLAVELAHNAHRVLESQDYHDALSLMDDDDAMDDLHRHLFTVMMDREWAHGVSAAVDVTLLGRYYERYADHAVLIARRVVFQATGKTPEQLLEAS, from the coding sequence ATGCGTGACGCCTACCAGGAGCAGATGTCTGCCCTGAACACGGTCCTCGGTCAGATGGTCGAAGAGGTCGGCCGTGCGATGGAGATGGCCACCCGGTCGCTCCTCGAAGCCGACCTCGAACTCGCCGAACGCGTGATCTCCGATCACGACGCGATCGCCGAGCAGTCCGTCGAAGCCGAAGACCTCGCCTTCAAACTGATGGCTCTGCAGGCCCCCGTCGCGGGCGACCTGCGTTCCATCGTGTCCGGTTTTCAACTCGTGTCCGAGATCGACCGCATGGGCGCCCTCGCCCTGCACGTCGCGAAGGTCGCACGACGCCGCCACCCGGCCCACGTGCTGCCCGAAGAGGTCGCGGGCTACTTCGAGGAGATGGGTCGCCTCGCCGTGGAGCTCGCGCACAACGCGCACCGGGTCCTCGAGTCGCAGGACTACCACGACGCCCTCAGTCTCATGGACGACGACGACGCGATGGACGACCTCCACCGCCACCTCTTCACGGTCATGATGGACCGCGAATGGGCTCACGGCGTGTCCGCCGCCGTCGACGTGACTCTCCTCGGCCGTTACTACGAGCGATACGCCGACCACGCCGTCCTCATCGCCCGCCGCGTCGTCTTCCAGGCAACCGGAAAGACCCCCGAGCAGCTTCTCGAAGCGTCGTAG